A region of the Chroicocephalus ridibundus chromosome 1, bChrRid1.1, whole genome shotgun sequence genome:
CGCGGGCTCGCTCACCGGCGCAGCGCAGGCCCTGCGACAGGACGAAGCGGCAGCAGAGGTCGCACCAcgttcccgccgccgccgccggaccGAAGCGGtgcgggggctccgccgccgcctgGAAGATGGTTCGGACGtggcggggccgcgggcggcggcgTCCGGCGCCGTACGCGGGGCCCGGGATGCCGGCGGGAGCGACCGGCTGCGGGAACATcggccgcggcgccgcccggccccgcggcgcctTCTCCCCGCCGTcgcccggggccgccgccatGCGGAGAGCCGTgcggcggccgctgcccgcccgcctctccccgccgagcggccgcggcgggcggcggtggACGCCTCCCGCACATGagggagcgggaggcggcggcgggggggacggggggggccgCACAGCACCGCACCGGCGCCGCGTCCTCCCCCGATCTGGCGGCCGGCgcccggcggggctgggctgggctgggctcagcgccgccgcctcccgctccctCTCACGGCGCAACGGAGGGAGAGCCGCGGGCGGCGGCCCTGGAAGGCTCCCGGtgtgccggccccgctcccgccgggaTGCAAAGGAGCGCTTTTCCCTGCCGTTTTCGAGGCGCTCACTGATAACGCGCGTTACAAACAGAAGATGCGAAGCGTTTCCCGGAGGTACGTTTTACTACCGCAGATAAAACAATTAAGACCCGATAATACACTGCTTTGTGGcggctttggtttggttttttgcttttgtttcccaaGCTGAAGTTTCCAGGGAAGCGTTTGAGGGAGACGCCGCCTTCCGCGGCAGCGGGAACTGTgagcgccgccgcccccgggggcaGAGgcgggccccggccccgccggtcGCTCCCCCGAGCCCCGCGTCCCTTTTTGTAACGAGCTGGGGGCAAAGCGACAGCACCGTCAGTGAGGTAAAGCCCGGATCTGTCAAACCTGCAGAGGACTTACTGGTACGTGGAACTGTCGCGTCTCCCAGGCGTTAGAAACACCGGCTGGTTTACTGCAGCCTTGCACGGAGTTTAAGTGGTATAAAGTGGGATGTAGGCATTAAGGCATTTTTAAGATGTGGAGAAACAGGATTTATGAACAATTCACCTGCACATTCACACAGAAGGTTCCAAGGAATGAAAatgggggggagaaaaagttaCGTCTTTTCACCTGCTCCTGTCCTCTTAAATCTGAAGCTGGCCGTcaccacaggagcagcagcacgaTGGTGCTGGCGTCATCTGCGCTCACCATGAGTTCGCAAACGCGCCTGCCAAGCTGGAAGTGCCCCACTTTGTTCTCCCCAGCACGGCGCAGGGCTGTACAGCCGGATTCGCTTGCTCGCAACCAGCTCCACAATCGCTAACGAACCTCTAATGTATCCACACGTACTCCGGATGCTGAAGCAACTCTCTCACTGTCACCcggggagctggcaggagccgGTGATGCGCTTCATCAACTTCTGAAGGCTGTGGAAGCCCCGGTAGTCACAGACTTCAACGCTTGTGCAGGTTTTCAGCAGAACAGAACCTTGAACAACTGCAGTATGCCCGTGCCCTTGTGCGTAGCACACCAGCAGCTGTACCTGTTGCCGTCAGTCTCCATCAATAGGAAGCAAAGTTCTCCAGAAGATGGCCAAGTGGACATCTACAAGCACAACCACTGCTGGCCAGGCTGGTACCAGTGTCAATATAGCAAATTCCCCCAAGGCACACTACCCTTACTGGATTTTTTTGTGATCAATggaacaaataacaaaaaaaaaaaaaaaaaaaagctgtgtagagcacagaaaattaaaattctgccAGTGGCAGAATCAGCACAAGAGCTCCAAAGAGATAACCAGTTCCTAAAACCCCTCTGTCATCAGTATTGCCCAATTCCCAGAACAATCTGTTCCAGCACTTGACTCTCTTTACAATGAGAAGGATTTTTCCAAACTTGtagtctggatttttttgtttcttgaacTAATATTTATATTCGTAACCTCTAATCCTGTCATCACAGACATGGTGGTGAACACTGATCTTCCGGAACAGCCTTTAGATGACTGAAGACTTTTGGTCCCCCTTCTTCCAATCTTCTTTCAGCCAGCCAGCTCCCATTTTTCCCCAGTCCCTCTCAGGTGAGTTTTCCAGACCCtggccattattttttttctcccctaactTATCTTCATGTGGCCAGTATCAACTTTTATGGCCAAGCCAGTTTAAAAGCACTCGTCGTCGGGCTGGTCATGGGTAAACTGAGCTTTCCTCTGCACAGAGCATCCATCCCATTGATTTCCCAGGTCCCCAGCTAGAAGTCATCCCCAGTTTAGGTAACGACACGTGGCAGCCACACCAACTGCGGTGCCTTCCCTGGAAGGGGTTTCACAGGAACAGCAGGCTCTGCAAGTACTCAGTAATAGTTCCGTGTTTAATTTTACCCCAAAAAGTTTATGTGACTGCAGTTTATTCcacatctcccctcttttaggctttgagctttaaaaaaaccaaaaccacaccaaagTAACTTTTTCCATTCAGCCTTTTAAATCCTTGTCATAATACTGTATccaaaattattctatgattaccACTTCTACAGTAATTAACTAAATTAGCACTGACTGAGCTCCACCAGTGGACTGTTTCACACTGAGAAGGGACTAGGAATTTTGCCACCATTACAGAGAACTAATTTAGATGAGAGCAGGTATCAGCAGTggttaacaaataaataaaaaggattagTGGCTCTACCATACAGCCCGTGCTAGTGATTCCGCTGTACGGACACTCTTTCTGGAGAGCTGGCTAATGCAAACCACGCTGCAATTCGCTACATCAGATTTCAAGGCTTCGTATCATACTTATGGGGGAATAAAAATTATACGATAATACTGAAATGAAGAGAAGTGAAATTATGGAAAGAGACAGAAGCAAGCACACACTGTACAGTAAGTGGCTGATGATGTATTTATGTCATTAAGTCATTCACTCATGCATTTTCACAGTTCATATGAAAACAGGTTTGTTCAAGTAACAGATAATTAATATACTAAGctaaaccccccaaaaccagtAAACCAGCTTGAGGAGGAAGAACCATATATTACTTTCTATTACTTCTTTTGGCAAATCAGTAGCATGACTGAGAGTATCAGGACACTTAGTTTGAGCAAAAAATTCATGGTATTATACACTATGCTTTGGCgtgaaaaatatatttgcttcatAAGAACGTAATCAGTAAATTATGAACTGATTACTTCAAGTTCCTTAGCTACTGCTGAGTtaaaattgctttagaaaaagaaattttaacaaGATTAAGATTACTGATGTATTTAGCAACACTAAAACCAGCAATGtttaaaatgaacataaaatataacattttcaatCATGTAAAAGAATGCCACACGTACTTCAATATACAGACTATATTGTTACTGCAATTAACTTTGTTTTTCAGACTGCTTCAGTATAAAGAAGTCGACAGTTATGTACTTCAGCTAACACTTCATTTCTTGCAAAATTAACAAAGTGTTACAGACAtaatattgggaaaaaaatgtaatttttgcaCAGTTCAAAAGCCCAATCAATTCTTGTAACACTTAATGCATGTGTTTCACTGACACTCAGTGAGACTGTGGACATGAATGAACAAGTGTACAAGCAGGCATTTAAACACTCCAGTTAGACATGAttccagtattttaaaacaaacagttgAGAATGCCACGGCTAATCAGGAGAAAAACACGTAGCAAACTGTTGCACTCCTTTTGCATAGCTAGATTTTTTCTGGGGACAAAGCCTGCTGCTCATGTGGGTGTAAAAACATCTGAATTCCCTTTTAATCTTTGATTCTCACCAAGACACTGGAAAGCAGGTCTCAGACATCAAGGCAGtgaatttcctcctcttttaacAATGAAAGAATCAATTATAAATTTCATAAGTTTCTattcaaatactaaaaaaaaatgcaatggaaatgTTTTGTATTCTGACCTCAACATGTAAGCAGGGAATAAGCATCACAAAACTATCAGGTGCTATCACAGATTACCGCTGTTTAGTTTACACCTAAATGTTTCACCATTAATTATGGAAAATTCTATATGTAGTTGGTGCAGCTCTTCTTACAGATGTAATATAGCAATTAGAAGTGCTATTGGACACCACTGGACATCCACGTCCAGGTTTCCGCAAGGAAAGAATGAGTCCTGCAATATTTGCATGCTCTTCGGCTGAAACAACCAAGGACACCTGTAGTATCCAAACAAAGTAAGGGATGTTTtctgagtttttctttgtttgttttcctcttctctttctcctctcttagGTGTTTTGGAGCAGACTGTTTCATTCTGCTTCTCTGCAACCTAATCATGTAGTACTGAGAGTAGTACTTTCAGTACTACTACACCAGTAACTTAGTTTTCCAATATTCAATTACTAGTGAGGCATGATGCTACCTAGTCTACTAATTGCCTGCAAATTCTCCTAATATggatttttaacctttttaaaaagttatgccTGCAAACAGGATTCTCAAAAAGCTATTTCAAGAACCCGCTTCTTTTGCGGTGAGCAACAAGATTTCAGGGAAATTCTGAAAATGCTCTACTTTAAAAAAGGAGGTTTTCTATTCAGTCTGACAACCCGGAGTGCAAAACTTCTATATACAGAGCAGTCAAATGATTACAGACAACAGAGCACCACATATGGAGAGGAACTTCACAAAATTTTGTGAATTTGTTTTCTCAAGTAAGAAGTGAACTAACAGTTTGGTTGTGAAAGACAGACAAATGCATTTCCACTCAGTCCTATCTGTGCTTTCAGTCCCTGTTCACACTTATTTCAAAAGATGTCATTTAAAACATGTTCTGTGATGATCACAGTCATTCAGCTGGACTCCGCAATAACAGTGGTGCTTAAAGGAAACTCAGAACACCCTTTAAAGGCTATTCATAATGTTCAGAGTTCTGGAAGTCCTCTTGCAATAAAGACTAAATCGCATTCTGACAAAAAGGGCaatattcaaagcaaaaaaatgccAATTTCATTAACAACACACTTGCCTTTAGGACTTTGTCAGAGATCCCCCAAGGAGCTAAATTCCCTGCCAGGAGTAATTCTATCCTAACATGGAccaaaaaaagatatatatttctttcatatttacatattatacatatttacattttttaatactacagttgtagaggggaaaaaaacctctggatACAGATTTATTATCTGCCTTTAAATGTcccaacagtatttttttcccctctgaaaaaaTTTACAAGTCCTCTTCAGGTCCTTTGAAAGCTAGATACAGTCCACGTTCCGCAGGCCACCATCTGCAGTCAAAGCACcaaatctaaaatgaaaaaacagtgtATTCTTAGGTGATTGGCCAGATTATAGAATCAATCCTTAATTCATTATAATTTATTTAagggtttttcctttcccttgccaCATGCCAACACACGTGTTTGTATCTAACTTTTCTATGTGAAAAGAAGATAGAAGAAAGGACTGGGAgtggagaacaaaaccaaaccaaaccaattcAGCTTGAAGCTAAGCTCAGCTGCACCAGCAATTTACCCTGAAGCTTTCAGAagatcattatttttatatattttatcatCAACATAATTGGAAAAAATGACAGTCAGTTTGTATGTGATAATCAGGATTGTGAGAACTATGTTGGCCTCTTTCTCTTCACTTTACTTAGGCAATCCGAAAACCACGAAATCATTCATTCAGATTGGCGTAATTCCACAGCTGTTAAAAATTACGTCTAAAAGTGAGGAGCACCACTGGATTGGTGCAACAGTATTGtgtttaatttcagaattattctGTCTGTGCAACAGGTATTTGTATTAGCTAAACACAAGTAACATGGAACTAAACCGCCACGATTGCTGTATCAGAATAATTTTAGAGTAATGTTTCAAGGTTTTGAATACCTTTTTTTTGGTTACACCTCAGATTAACAgttcaaaatatatttacaattaAAGAGATTACAGAATCATCCCTTAGTTTAAGTTCTGGATCTACAAAATGTACCAAATTAAGCCCGTTCCCAGTATCAGCccaaaaagggaaaacaattGCTTGCCTTTCCAAAATGTGATTGTTCTCAGCCAGCTCTTTAACAACCCCTTCCATTTCCTCCTTTAGTTTCTTCATACTGTAGTAACAAGAAGTGAAAGAAAGGTAACAATTTTTATAGAGACAGTTATCTGCTATGATCACTCACCACCAGACAGCTTTCAGCAACTTGTCGTTACATACAAAATCAGGGACAGATAACAGGTTGGTTATTTACTAAAAGTGACTGACGATATATTGGTGTTGTCCCCTGCTCACTCCCAAATCTGTACCACCACTTTAGCAATATGAAGTTTTTCCTGCAATATAAAATTCTTGATTTTAATACAGCAATCACTAAGTCCactataattattttctttttcaatttgcCTCTATAACAGCTATAGAATATTACATCAATCCAATTAAGGAATTCTCACCCAAGAGTCATTTCAACTAATGTGTTTGAGCTTGGATAGACTGTATTCATTGTATGTTTCACCCCACTGGAAGCTGCAAACATTTTCTGTGGCAGAGCATCTTGTAACTGCAATAGATGAAAAGGAAATGTAAGTTACAATGTAAGTTGTCATATGTATCTTTATGTCCACCTCGCAATCCTTCTTTACATTCTCCACTGCTATGATGCCTCCTAAAATCCAGTATTAAGGTGGCTGATATTCCCCAAGTTGAGATCATCATGGCAAGTTTTGTATTGACACGACCTATAGTTCCCTGATTTGTTCCATCTTCTTAACTGTCTTATACATTCATAAAAAACTCTCAACAGGAAGAACTATTTGTTATGTTTGTAGATATCCTAAGGCAACAGGATCCTACTCAATAACTGACTTTGGTAGTGCTACTAAAATCCAAAGAAATAACAAGTAAAATGCTGCTCTCCACCATTCTTCAATTGCTTTTGACCTCTCGCGTGCTcttctttaatttatattttctgtagagaaaataataattttactgCATGAAAATGCTCTCATTCTCTTGATTTTGATGTAATTCTGATAAGCTTGCATCCCACAGACCCACCATCCAaatttaacaaaacatttttttccatgtcccCAGCAGCCTTAATTTAGCACGTATCCCCTAATCTTGAACACGGGAGTAGTGTTTTTATGCTTCATAagagtattaaaataattctctAGATGCTCAGATACCCTTATGATAACAGTTACACAGAACACTTTTCAGTGAACCCACATCCATCTGCACacattttttggggggaatgCTAAcactaccacaaaaaaaaaaaaccctcaaaaactgAACCCCACCAAAAAATCAAAATctaaaaatcccccccaaactcCAAAATCAAGTCAGAATTCAAAAAAATTATGCCACTCTTTATGCCACTTTGAGACCTGCGATGAAGCCACTATAGACCAAACACTGCAACCACGCAGGCCTATATTTTAATATGACTGCATTAATGTAAGACCCACTGTAAACAACACCATTGACATTAAACCATGGGGAGTAGTCTTTTATCTATGCAAAGACTTTACATAGTTTTGAAGCATTCTACCTCATTTATATAATCCTGGTATTTGGATACCTCTTCTTCAATATCAAAACACTGGTTGGTGAGAGCCAGTAACTGCTTCCttgtgtgaagcattttcctaaaagaaaaaaagtttgcttttaagAGCTTCCTTTATAAAAGTGGTGCAGTGAACAttaccaaatattaaaaaaaaaaaatcaatagcttgCCTTGTCCAGTCCTCAGCCTTGTCCAAAAATGCATCATATTTGCTGACACATTCATCTTTGAATAGAGCTATGGCTTTTGTAGCATGCAAATACAGCTTCTGCCTGCAACACAGAAACAACCGGAACAGTGTTACACTGCTTTCAAAACCCCGTTCCTCTAACTTACTTTATGAAACTTGGAGAAGAGCTATATAGACTTAAAATCCCTTTAGCCGCCTTTCTTCATGCTGTTGTAATGTACAAGAACTCAACACACCGCACGAACTGACAGTTTGTGTTTCAAAAATATTCCctagcagggagaaaaaaaataattatttgaagcATTTAGTTGCAATTATTTGTATATGAACAAATGGTCAAATATCTTCTCCAAGTCAGTATTTATCCAAGCAGGTATATTTATGGAAAAGGAATTCTAAATGGAAATGACAGAAATCcttattatttcttatttgccTTCAGCAGATACTTGGAACTTCCAGCATATATGAATAATCCTTTGTGCTGAGTAATatacatgcaagaaaaaaacccaggatttttGTGTCAGCCTAAACTTATGAcaggagaaaaaagcaagcaaataaggacaggaaagcaaaacaaaacccaattctGGTTAGTGTTGCAGACAGCAATCCCAGTGTAATAGCCTTACCATGCACCAGTAAGGAAAATTAAGGGACAAAATACTGGGACACTACATGTAACACCTGCTTCTGGTATTCCATTAAGTCTTGCATGACAGCTATTGGTTAATCAAATTCTGGCTGGAGTGTAGTTGGATTGTCATCAGGCATCATTCGaccagaagaaaatctgaattgCGTGCTGCTTCCTTGTCTATCTAGTGGTAAATGTTGCAAAGGCCAGCCTCTGTTGCTAATGGCACGCAGTTCTTAACAAAAACCACTGCCATTTTCTCTGGCATGAGTCATAGAAAATAAGATGTAGTTAGGATCTCAAAGATACCAGAACAATCCCAAGGAGACACTTGTTGTAGAAGATACATTAGCATTCAAAACCATGAAAATGAAGCctatttatttaaagttattcATATATTAATGCAAGGACGCAGTTTGAGTAGTAGAAAAAGCCCTAAAATTTCTTTAATCTGCCTGAGGGAGTGCAATTTTAAAATGAGCTACGGATTGTGTTCCAATGTTTGCCAGTTTTCCAACCATATCCTTATGAACACATGACTGGAGATTATTGCTTACATTATCTCTTACATTAAATTCAGCCCTTTGCTGTTGCAGGACAATGAtgtgtccacatcttttttgtatatcAAGATCTGTCTTACATATTTCCTGCCCCTGCTGTGCTTTATCTTGACGCAACCTTCCCTCCACTTGGCAGTTATTCCATTTAACTCTCGCTATAGGAAAATCAAGTGGAAGAGTTGTGAGAATACCAGTGCCTTCTGCACGTTAGCTTTCTATCTGTAATTATCAGTGAATTGTCACACTAGTGGTAGCAACAGCATGAATTTTGAGAAAACTACAGAGGCAGGGTGTAAATTCACATTGCACTCAGCAAAGTCTAGGGAACCAATCAACTAACCAGCCACTAGGGGAATAACTTTATTACTTAAACATAAGCATCTAGCGTCACTTGAGATGCACAAGGATGCCCTGCTTCCAACTGTTTGTTCAGAAAGGTGTAGGTTTCCCATTTGTCTTGTGTCCTACCTCCCAATCTCAAAGCATGTCTCAAATACCCTGCTTAAATAGTATTAGGCATCTGTGTACGAGGAACTGAAATCAATCCTGAGACAGGTCCAGCAGCATGAGCACAGCAGCTGTTTACAGCTGCTCAAGAGTTAGTCAGTAGAGTCAGTGGAGCCCA
Encoded here:
- the LOC134510129 gene encoding ras association domain-containing protein 5-like; protein product: MAAAPGDGGEKAPRGRAAPRPMFPQPVAPAGIPGPAYGAGRRRPRPRHVRTIFQAAAEPPHRFGPAAAAGTWCDLCCRFVLSQGLRCADCKYTCHAHCRDLVHLGCRRNGKLMDCLAPHDTLDPSYNNGQVHLQHCLLRELNCSFKKKASPSCQLPV